The Photobacterium sp. CCB-ST2H9 DNA segment TCCATCGGCAGCATTGCGAGAGCACGGGGATCTTGCGGATGGTGCAGATCCCCGAACTATCGGTTCAGGAAAACTTCACAGCGCTCCGCTCGACACCGTTCCATTCGTAGCCGCGAGGGTTCCAGCGCGCCAGACCGTCGATGGGCTGGGTGCGGCCAAGCGCATCGGTGGCCCGTGACATCAGGGTTTGCTCACCGGCTCCGACCTGAAGTTTCACTGACCAGTAATGCCATGCCCAGGGACTTTCCGGCTTCTCAAGCGTCGCCGTATGCCATGACTTGCCGCTGTCAGTTGAAACTTCGACAGAAGTGATCGGCGCCATGCCGTCATTAAAGGCAACGCCGGTAATTTCGGTCATTCCGGACTTCGGACTGTCGCTGGGCAGCGGTGAGAAAATCACACTCTTGATCGCGTGGCCGTAGGTCGGCCGGCTGTTTTCCAGCGTATAGTCGTTGGCACCGAAAGTGTCCGGTTCGACCGGGGCCAGCGGCATCCGGTAGCCGACCGATTGGTAGGTGCTTGGCGATTGTTCGGCAGCGAACAGCAGTACCGTCAGCAGCTTGACGTTCATATTGCCGTAGAATCCCGGAATGATCAGGCGTACCGGACCACCGTGAATGGCAGGGATCGGTTCACCGTTCATTTTCAGCGCCAGAATTGCATGGTCGAGCGCTTCGTCGTCAATGAGGTAGCTTTTGGCGAAATCAGTGCCGGCGCGGGTTGCGGGCTGGTCCCAGCCTTCTGCCGTCAGCCAGCGGGCGCTCAGAGACGGTTCCATCTCCAGGCTCTCAAGGAATGGTTTGAGTGGCACACCTTCCCAGACCACGTTGCCCATTCCGCCGTTCTGCCACTGACCGCCGCTGACTTTCTGCTTGGCTGCGTAGAATGAGCGGCCGTTCCCGGCACATTGCAGGACCGAAATGCGTTGCTCCTGCGGCATCGCCTGCAGTTCAGCGATGGTTACCGTGCGCGGGCGCTTGACCAGACCGTCGATGCGGATTGTCCAGTTCTCGACCAGCTTGGCCGGTGGCGCCTCAGTGGTTCCGTACCATGCGGCTTCACCTTCGTGCGGGAAGTGATAGCGGGAGAACAGAATTTCCTTTGGTGTGTGTTTGTATTTCCGCAGCAGCTCAAGCGGTGTTTCAGTTACACCGAGCTTGGCATTGTGGATGATCATCTCAGAGGATTTTCCGTGGATGATCTTGTCGGCTGTCTCTTTGACCTGAGCGATCGCGCGGCTGAGCATGCCCGGCGCAAAACCGAATACCAGCCCGAGCAAACCGGTGAGGGCGCTAAACCGGCGACGTGTGATGGAAATATGACTCAGATCTTTGGGCATGGGAACCTCCCAATTTTTGTATTGTTTTCGCAGGAGTGCGAAGCAGTTTTTAGTTGCGTGTCCGGCTAATGGAGTATAGACAAC contains these protein-coding regions:
- a CDS encoding sulfite oxidase; its protein translation is MPKDLSHISITRRRFSALTGLLGLVFGFAPGMLSRAIAQVKETADKIIHGKSSEMIIHNAKLGVTETPLELLRKYKHTPKEILFSRYHFPHEGEAAWYGTTEAPPAKLVENWTIRIDGLVKRPRTVTIAELQAMPQEQRISVLQCAGNGRSFYAAKQKVSGGQWQNGGMGNVVWEGVPLKPFLESLEMEPSLSARWLTAEGWDQPATRAGTDFAKSYLIDDEALDHAILALKMNGEPIPAIHGGPVRLIIPGFYGNMNVKLLTVLLFAAEQSPSTYQSVGYRMPLAPVEPDTFGANDYTLENSRPTYGHAIKSVIFSPLPSDSPKSGMTEITGVAFNDGMAPITSVEVSTDSGKSWHTATLEKPESPWAWHYWSVKLQVGAGEQTLMSRATDALGRTQPIDGLARWNPRGYEWNGVERSAVKFS